In Flagellatimonas centrodinii, a single window of DNA contains:
- the lepA gene encoding translation elongation factor 4: MKQSLPNIRNFCIIAHIDHGKSTLADRFIQLCKGVEERELQEQMLDSNPIERERGITIKAQAVSLDYTAADGETYQLNLIDTPGHVDFSYEVSRSLEACEGALLVVDASQGVEAQSVANCYTALEQNLEVLPVLNKVDLHNAEPERVADEIEQVIGIEAKNALRISAKTGLNVAAVLEAVIEKLPPPQGDPDAPLQALIADSWFDPYLGVVSLVRIISGEVRKGQKIRVWSTGKDHEVTMLGVHTPKRVFKDRIRTGEVGFLIAGIKNIFGAPVGDTITDAARPCAAALPGFRKVQPRVFAGMFPIDADDFEDFRESLQKLQLNDSALQFEPENSSALGFGFRIGFLGMLHLEIVQERLEREYNLNLITTAPSVVYEVMGNDGETYKIENPAELPPPGEYQDLLEPIINARVLMPQTHVGPVMQLCMEKRGVQKNLRYLGSQVQLEVEMPMAEVVVDFFDRLKSVSRGFASFEYEFVRFQSADLVKLDVLVNGDKVDALASIVHRDSAYPRGRDLCERMQEVIHRQMFDIAIQAAIGSKIIARTTVKALRKDVIAKCYGGDVSRKRKLLEKQKEGKKRMKQIGSVEIPQEAFLAVLGVDRRK; this comes from the coding sequence ATGAAGCAGTCCCTCCCAAATATCCGCAACTTCTGCATCATTGCCCATATCGATCACGGCAAATCAACGCTGGCCGATCGCTTCATTCAGCTCTGCAAGGGGGTGGAAGAGCGCGAGCTGCAGGAGCAGATGCTCGACAGCAATCCGATCGAGCGTGAACGCGGTATCACCATCAAGGCGCAGGCGGTATCGCTGGACTACACCGCTGCGGATGGCGAGACCTATCAGCTCAACCTGATCGATACCCCTGGGCATGTCGATTTCTCCTACGAGGTCTCCCGATCGCTGGAAGCCTGTGAGGGTGCCTTGCTGGTGGTCGATGCCTCGCAAGGGGTGGAGGCCCAGTCGGTTGCCAACTGCTACACCGCGTTGGAACAGAACCTGGAAGTGCTGCCGGTGCTCAACAAGGTCGACCTCCACAATGCCGAGCCGGAGCGGGTGGCCGACGAGATCGAGCAGGTTATCGGCATCGAAGCGAAGAATGCCCTGCGCATCTCCGCCAAGACCGGCCTCAACGTCGCGGCTGTACTCGAAGCGGTGATCGAGAAGTTGCCGCCGCCGCAGGGCGATCCCGATGCCCCGCTGCAGGCGCTGATTGCCGATTCCTGGTTCGATCCCTATCTGGGCGTGGTGTCGCTGGTGCGCATCATCAGCGGTGAAGTGCGCAAGGGGCAGAAGATCCGCGTGTGGTCGACCGGCAAGGACCACGAAGTGACCATGCTCGGCGTCCACACCCCCAAGCGGGTGTTCAAGGACCGCATCCGGACCGGCGAGGTGGGCTTCCTGATCGCCGGCATCAAGAATATCTTCGGCGCGCCGGTGGGGGATACCATTACCGATGCAGCGCGACCCTGCGCCGCGGCGCTGCCCGGGTTTCGCAAGGTACAGCCGCGAGTATTCGCCGGCATGTTCCCGATCGATGCCGATGACTTTGAAGATTTTCGTGAATCGTTGCAGAAGTTGCAGCTCAACGATTCCGCCCTGCAGTTCGAACCGGAAAACTCCAGCGCGCTGGGGTTCGGGTTCCGGATCGGCTTTCTCGGCATGCTGCATCTGGAGATCGTGCAGGAGCGGTTGGAGCGTGAGTACAACCTCAACCTCATTACCACGGCCCCTTCGGTGGTGTACGAGGTGATGGGCAACGACGGCGAGACCTACAAGATCGAGAACCCGGCCGAGCTGCCGCCGCCGGGTGAGTATCAGGACCTGCTGGAACCCATCATCAATGCTCGTGTGCTGATGCCGCAAACCCATGTCGGCCCGGTGATGCAGCTGTGCATGGAGAAGCGGGGGGTGCAGAAGAATCTTCGCTATCTTGGTTCGCAGGTGCAGCTCGAGGTGGAGATGCCGATGGCGGAAGTGGTGGTGGATTTCTTCGACCGCCTCAAGAGCGTGTCGCGGGGCTTTGCCAGCTTCGAGTACGAATTCGTGCGGTTCCAGAGTGCCGACCTGGTAAAGCTTGACGTGCTGGTCAACGGCGACAAGGTGGATGCGCTGGCCAGCATCGTGCATCGTGATAGTGCCTACCCGCGTGGTCGCGATCTCTGTGAGCGCATGCAGGAGGTGATTCACCGGCAGATGTTCGACATCGCCATTCAGGCGGCGATCGGTTCCAAGATCATCGCCCGGACCACGGTAAAGGCACTGCGCAAGGACGTGATTGCCAAGTGCTATGGAGGGGATGTCTCCCGCAAGCGCAAGCTGCTGGAGAAACAGAAAGAGGGGAAAAAGCGGATGAAGCAGATCGGTAGCGTGGAAATCCCGCAGGAGGCCTTCCTGGCGGTGCTTGGCGTGGACCGCCGCAAATGA
- a CDS encoding glutaredoxin family protein, which yields MSYRLLTRPGCELCEDAALAIRFDGRVEVELVDVDSDPDWKRRYGDRIPVLLDPQGLLLLSGRIDAESLSALWSRGGSAILRGAGSPADSDD from the coding sequence GTGAGTTACCGCCTGCTTACCCGCCCCGGCTGTGAGCTCTGCGAGGATGCCGCGCTGGCCATCCGGTTCGACGGCCGAGTCGAGGTGGAGCTGGTCGATGTCGACAGCGATCCCGATTGGAAGCGCCGCTACGGCGACCGTATCCCGGTGCTGCTCGACCCCCAGGGGCTGCTGCTGCTGAGTGGTCGAATCGACGCCGAAAGCCTGTCCGCGCTCTGGTCGCGCGGGGGCTCCGCTATACTGCGCGGCGCCGGTTCTCCGGCCGACAGCGACGACTAG
- a CDS encoding trypsin-like peptidase domain-containing protein: MPLTSRGPAAVLLLCGLVLVSACDRAGGGDDAVADLVEQVSPSVVNISTVSDPLGLPVGHPAVDEESDLSAPQSLGSGFVWSADGYVLTNYHVIRDAREIFVRLLDRRQFEATLVGHDEPSDLALLRIDATGLPAARLADARLVRPGQQVLAIGSPFGFDYSVTAGIISAKGRALDSEQYVPFLQTDAAINPGNSGGPLFNLRGEVVGVNSQIFSQTGGSTGVAFAIPVDVADKVARQLRDRGTVTRGWLGLVVQAVSRSQARELSLDKAEGAWVTDVLPDSPAEQAGLRAGDVILRFNGQALPSSRELPPLVGSVDPGDMVTLDLVRDRRRVEIRLEVGTLDGSAAARPDSDLAPLRPTVSPSPPPLQAEVGGALGLVIRALSPEERRDAQVLSGGVRLTEVLDGPALRAGLRPGDVLLQLNGQTVDSPDRFDEVVARLTPGATVPVLVQRRGAPLFLALDIPLAERQGRR, translated from the coding sequence ATGCCTTTGACGTCGCGCGGCCCGGCAGCCGTGCTCCTGCTGTGCGGGCTGGTGCTGGTCAGCGCTTGCGACCGTGCAGGTGGTGGTGACGACGCCGTCGCCGACCTGGTGGAGCAGGTTTCGCCCTCGGTGGTCAATATCAGTACGGTCAGCGATCCCCTGGGGCTGCCCGTCGGACATCCGGCGGTGGACGAGGAATCGGACCTGAGTGCGCCGCAATCGCTGGGGTCAGGATTTGTGTGGTCGGCGGATGGCTATGTGCTGACCAACTACCACGTGATCCGCGACGCCCGTGAAATCTTTGTCCGCCTGCTCGACCGGCGTCAGTTCGAGGCCACGCTCGTCGGTCACGATGAACCGAGCGACCTGGCGCTGTTGCGCATTGATGCCACCGGCTTGCCGGCGGCGCGTCTGGCCGATGCCCGCCTGGTTCGGCCCGGACAGCAGGTATTGGCCATTGGCTCGCCGTTCGGTTTCGACTACTCGGTCACCGCGGGCATCATTTCGGCCAAGGGCCGCGCGCTCGACAGCGAGCAATACGTGCCGTTCCTCCAGACCGATGCGGCCATCAACCCCGGCAACTCCGGCGGGCCGCTGTTCAACCTGCGTGGCGAAGTGGTGGGGGTCAATTCGCAGATCTTCAGCCAGACCGGTGGCAGCACAGGCGTGGCGTTTGCGATTCCGGTGGACGTGGCGGACAAGGTGGCGCGGCAATTGCGCGACCGGGGCACCGTCACCCGCGGCTGGTTGGGCCTGGTGGTTCAGGCCGTCAGCCGCAGTCAGGCACGCGAGCTGTCGCTCGACAAGGCCGAGGGCGCCTGGGTCACCGATGTACTGCCGGATTCACCGGCGGAACAGGCCGGGCTTCGCGCGGGAGACGTGATCCTGCGATTCAACGGTCAGGCGCTGCCGAGCTCCCGCGAACTGCCGCCGTTGGTCGGCAGCGTCGACCCGGGTGACATGGTGACACTGGACCTGGTGCGGGATCGCCGCAGGGTGGAGATCCGGCTGGAAGTCGGCACGCTGGATGGCTCGGCCGCCGCCCGACCCGATAGTGATTTGGCGCCCCTCCGGCCCACCGTGTCGCCATCGCCCCCGCCGCTGCAGGCCGAGGTGGGTGGGGCGCTGGGATTGGTGATCCGCGCCCTGAGCCCGGAGGAGCGGCGTGACGCCCAGGTCCTGTCAGGCGGGGTTCGGCTGACCGAAGTGCTGGATGGCCCGGCGTTGCGGGCCGGCTTGCGGCCCGGCGATGTACTGTTGCAGTTGAACGGGCAGACTGTCGACTCGCCGGACCGCTTCGACGAAGTGGTTGCCCGCCTTACCCCCGGCGCGACGGTGCCGGTACTGGTCCAGCGGCGAGGTGCGCCATTGTTCCTGGCGCTCGATATTCCGCTTGCCGAACGGCAGGGTCGCCGGTGA
- a CDS encoding SoxR reducing system RseC family protein has product MIEERAVVSRVDGRQVWVRPFGNESCARCREGRGCGGGMINRLVSSRRPDIEVHPGRAVPMPVAGDTVIIGIDESALMQAALAVYAVPVAGLLASGTFAHLALQAHDLLVAGFGLLGLVAGFAVTRGFSQRVKRRPGFQPVLLRRDAAPEGCAVRG; this is encoded by the coding sequence GTGATCGAAGAGCGCGCGGTGGTCAGCCGCGTCGACGGTCGGCAGGTCTGGGTTCGTCCCTTCGGCAACGAAAGCTGTGCCCGCTGCCGTGAAGGTCGTGGCTGTGGCGGTGGCATGATCAACCGCCTGGTCAGTTCAAGGCGCCCCGATATCGAGGTGCATCCCGGTCGCGCGGTGCCGATGCCGGTGGCGGGCGATACGGTGATCATCGGGATCGACGAAAGCGCGCTGATGCAGGCCGCGCTCGCAGTCTATGCGGTGCCGGTGGCCGGTCTGCTGGCCAGCGGCACCTTTGCTCATCTGGCATTGCAGGCCCATGACCTCCTGGTGGCCGGATTCGGCCTGCTGGGCTTGGTCGCGGGTTTTGCCGTGACCCGCGGGTTCAGTCAGCGGGTGAAGCGACGCCCGGGATTCCAGCCGGTGCTGCTAAGGCGCGACGCGGCGCCGGAGGGATGTGCCGTCCGGGGTTGA
- a CDS encoding MucB/RseB C-terminal domain-containing protein, with protein sequence MSRLWIAAVGAGLSVGAQAADPETWLVDMSHAARTSNYAGVMIYRGDNTLETFRVTHRFHEGQERERVQSLTGAPREILKQGDTVTCLLPKNRKLSTAPQPTPQGLFPVLSAAQVARIAQVYQLEDLGRQRIAGRDCQGIAIVPRDQFRYGYEIWADAETRVPIKVTLRDHRGEALEQMMFTEVQFPVEIPDAAFEISPERLADYQAVVQEAAPSPQALVGQVAGGTVAATDASRAPWAFQHLPQGFEVVMHVQRTLPGGGGNIQHWVLSDGLSAVSVFGRQGQGRLMAAPRPLNAMGAVNAYRRLVGSMQVTVVGEVPRQTIKLIADGVLPETDHAVADTPP encoded by the coding sequence ATGTCGCGCTTGTGGATCGCGGCAGTGGGGGCCGGACTCAGTGTCGGCGCCCAGGCTGCGGACCCCGAGACCTGGCTGGTCGACATGAGCCATGCCGCTCGCACCAGCAACTATGCCGGGGTAATGATCTACCGCGGCGACAACACGCTGGAGACGTTTCGCGTCACCCACCGCTTTCACGAGGGACAGGAACGGGAACGGGTGCAGAGCCTGACGGGCGCCCCGCGCGAAATTCTCAAACAGGGTGACACCGTCACCTGTCTGCTGCCGAAGAATCGCAAGCTGTCGACGGCGCCGCAGCCGACGCCGCAAGGCCTGTTTCCGGTGCTGTCCGCTGCCCAGGTAGCGCGTATTGCACAGGTGTACCAGCTGGAAGATCTGGGACGTCAGCGCATTGCCGGTCGTGACTGTCAGGGCATCGCCATCGTCCCGCGTGACCAGTTTCGCTATGGCTACGAGATCTGGGCCGACGCCGAGACCCGGGTGCCGATCAAGGTCACCCTGCGCGACCACCGAGGGGAAGCGCTTGAACAGATGATGTTCACCGAGGTGCAGTTCCCGGTCGAGATTCCGGATGCCGCGTTCGAGATCAGCCCGGAGCGACTGGCCGACTATCAGGCGGTCGTCCAGGAAGCGGCGCCATCACCCCAGGCGCTGGTAGGACAGGTCGCAGGCGGCACCGTTGCGGCCACCGACGCGTCGCGGGCTCCCTGGGCCTTTCAGCATCTGCCGCAGGGTTTCGAAGTGGTGATGCATGTCCAACGGACCTTGCCAGGGGGTGGCGGCAACATCCAGCACTGGGTCCTGTCCGACGGACTCTCTGCGGTGTCGGTTTTCGGCCGCCAGGGGCAGGGGCGCCTGATGGCGGCGCCACGCCCGCTCAATGCCATGGGCGCGGTTAACGCCTATCGACGTCTGGTGGGGTCGATGCAGGTCACCGTGGTCGGTGAAGTCCCCCGGCAGACCATCAAGCTGATTGCTGACGGCGTGCTGCCTGAAACCGATCACGCGGTGGCGGATACACCGCCGTGA
- a CDS encoding sigma-E factor negative regulatory protein gives MNTHESLSALMDGELAPHDLDRLLAETDADPALLQTWSRLCAARDAGDGTRIPASRDTWVSDLMQAVRAEPLPLALAHPQVASLAARRRRPIWQPLAGLAVAASVAMVAVTLSLNTAPLADPAVADSVTDPDAAAPVAAPRDLRLVSNDGLAQPLDADETWLLNNYLLEHNNALASQGVGGTLRYARFAAHTTDGVRPVAVSTAEDAR, from the coding sequence ATGAACACGCATGAAAGCCTTTCGGCACTGATGGACGGGGAGCTCGCTCCCCATGACCTGGATCGGCTGCTTGCCGAGACCGATGCCGACCCTGCCTTGCTGCAGACCTGGTCGCGGCTGTGTGCCGCGCGCGATGCCGGCGACGGCACCCGCATCCCCGCAAGCCGTGACACCTGGGTATCCGACCTGATGCAGGCGGTTCGTGCCGAGCCGTTGCCGCTGGCGTTGGCGCATCCGCAGGTGGCGTCACTGGCGGCACGCCGGCGCCGGCCGATTTGGCAGCCGCTCGCCGGCCTCGCGGTGGCGGCCAGTGTGGCGATGGTGGCGGTGACCCTGAGCCTCAACACCGCACCGCTGGCCGATCCGGCCGTCGCCGATAGCGTTACCGATCCCGATGCGGCAGCCCCGGTGGCCGCCCCGCGCGACCTGCGGTTGGTATCCAACGACGGCCTCGCCCAGCCGCTGGACGCTGACGAGACCTGGCTGCTCAACAATTATTTGCTGGAACACAACAACGCGCTGGCGAGCCAGGGCGTCGGGGGCACCTTGCGCTACGCGCGGTTCGCCGCCCACACCACCGACGGCGTCCGCCCGGTGGCTGTCTCCACGGCGGAGGACGCACGCTGA
- the rpoE gene encoding RNA polymerase sigma factor RpoE: MSDTNVDEQLVARVQGGDVRAFELLVRKYQNKIIQLVSRLVGDADAPDVAQETFIKAYRAIGGFQGNSAFYTWLYRIGINTAKNHLVAQSRRPSGQSNIDVADAELYGHTEHLSDTNTPEAILLSEEIKTKVGEVISGLPPDLRKAITLRELEGLSYEEIAEAMDCPIGTVRSRIFRAREAIDAVIRPLMSND, translated from the coding sequence ATGAGCGACACGAACGTGGACGAACAGCTGGTAGCACGGGTCCAGGGCGGCGACGTCCGGGCATTCGAGCTGCTGGTCCGCAAGTACCAGAACAAGATCATCCAGCTGGTCAGCCGACTGGTGGGCGATGCCGACGCGCCCGATGTGGCGCAGGAAACCTTCATCAAGGCGTACCGGGCCATTGGCGGCTTCCAGGGCAACAGCGCCTTCTACACCTGGCTCTACCGTATCGGCATCAATACCGCCAAGAATCATCTGGTGGCGCAGTCGCGCAGGCCCAGCGGCCAGAGCAACATCGATGTTGCCGACGCTGAACTTTACGGGCATACCGAGCATCTAAGCGACACCAACACGCCCGAAGCGATTCTGCTGTCGGAGGAGATCAAGACCAAGGTGGGCGAGGTGATCAGTGGCCTGCCGCCCGACCTGCGAAAGGCGATCACGCTGCGCGAGTTGGAGGGCCTGTCGTACGAGGAGATTGCGGAAGCCATGGATTGCCCCATCGGGACGGTCCGTTCGCGTATCTTCCGTGCACGGGAAGCGATTGATGCGGTCATTCGCCCGTTGATGAGCAATGATTGA
- the nadB gene encoding L-aspartate oxidase produces the protein MGETDVLILGSGAAGLTCALRLAKAGVAVTVVSKGRLAGGSTLWAQGGISAVFDADDSTDRHVEDTLVAGAGLCDEAAVRFTVERGPACIRWLQDQGVAFTLDDEHPGGGLHLTREGGHSHRRVVHAADATGRAVETTLSSLAAAHPNIQVLEHHLAVDLIVGPEGRAQGAYLLNILNHEVKAHAARAVVLATGGANQVYLYSSNPHGASGDGIAMAWRAGCRVANMEFMQFHPTTLFHADNRNFLISEALRGEGAQLRLPDAANQAGERFMPRFDPRGELAPRDVVARAIDHEMKRLGLRYVFLDITHQPADFIRQHFPSIYQRCLKLGIDITTQPIPVVPSAHFTCGGVLTDLRARTDVDGLYAVGEVACTGLHGANRLASNSLLECLVFGKAAADDLLPRLAGWSAPGPLPVWDESQVTDSDEDVVVSHNWLELRTFMWDYVGIVRTTKRLERAQHRIELLSREITEYYSHHTVSPDLLELRNLVTVADLIVRSALQRHESRGLHHTLDYPGSLSNARPSVLPGRSRDGG, from the coding sequence ATGGGTGAGACCGATGTGCTGATTCTGGGCAGTGGCGCTGCGGGCCTGACCTGCGCCCTGCGCCTGGCCAAGGCCGGCGTGGCCGTCACGGTAGTCTCCAAGGGCCGTCTGGCCGGCGGCAGCACGCTGTGGGCCCAGGGCGGAATCTCCGCGGTCTTCGATGCCGACGATTCGACCGACCGCCATGTTGAAGACACCCTGGTGGCCGGTGCCGGCCTCTGCGACGAGGCGGCGGTGCGCTTCACGGTCGAGCGCGGGCCAGCCTGCATCCGCTGGCTGCAGGATCAGGGCGTGGCCTTCACCCTGGACGACGAACACCCCGGCGGCGGCCTGCACCTGACCCGCGAGGGCGGGCACTCTCACCGGCGGGTGGTCCACGCCGCCGACGCCACCGGCCGTGCGGTCGAGACCACCCTGTCGTCCCTGGCCGCCGCCCACCCCAACATCCAGGTGCTCGAACATCACCTGGCGGTCGACCTGATTGTCGGGCCCGAGGGGCGGGCCCAGGGCGCCTACCTGCTCAACATCCTCAACCATGAGGTGAAGGCCCACGCCGCCCGCGCCGTGGTGCTGGCCACCGGGGGCGCCAACCAGGTCTATCTCTATTCCAGCAACCCGCACGGCGCCTCCGGCGACGGCATTGCCATGGCCTGGCGCGCCGGCTGCCGCGTGGCCAACATGGAATTCATGCAGTTCCATCCGACCACGCTGTTTCACGCCGACAACCGCAATTTCCTGATCAGCGAGGCATTGCGCGGTGAGGGCGCACAGCTGCGGCTGCCGGATGCCGCCAATCAGGCCGGCGAACGCTTCATGCCGCGCTTTGACCCCCGCGGCGAGCTGGCACCGCGCGACGTGGTCGCCCGCGCCATCGACCACGAGATGAAGCGGCTGGGCCTGCGTTACGTGTTTCTCGACATCACCCATCAGCCGGCCGACTTCATCCGCCAGCACTTCCCCAGCATTTACCAGCGCTGCCTCAAACTGGGGATCGACATCACCACCCAGCCGATCCCGGTGGTGCCGTCGGCACATTTCACCTGCGGCGGGGTGCTGACCGACCTGCGTGCGCGCACCGACGTCGACGGCCTCTATGCCGTTGGCGAGGTGGCCTGCACCGGTCTCCACGGCGCCAACCGGCTGGCGTCCAACTCGCTGCTCGAATGCCTGGTGTTCGGCAAGGCGGCCGCCGATGACCTGCTGCCGCGCCTGGCGGGCTGGTCGGCTCCCGGGCCCCTGCCCGTCTGGGACGAGAGCCAGGTCACGGATTCCGACGAGGACGTGGTGGTGAGCCACAACTGGTTGGAGCTGCGCACCTTCATGTGGGACTACGTCGGCATCGTCCGCACCACCAAACGCCTGGAGCGGGCGCAGCATCGGATCGAGCTGCTGTCACGCGAGATCACCGAGTACTACAGCCACCACACCGTCAGCCCCGATTTGCTGGAACTGCGCAATCTGGTGACGGTCGCCGACCTCATTGTCCGTTCGGCCCTGCAGCGTCACGAAAGCCGCGGTCTGCATCACACACTGGATTATCCGGGGAGCCTCAGCAACGCGCGCCCCTCGGTGTTGCCCGGGCGCAGCCGCGACGGCGGCTAG
- a CDS encoding protein YgfX, whose product MSSGNFASTVDLRLRPSRRALQLALWVHALPAAMLPFCLPTGWPMVAVAGLIALSWVALRQHPALGMGRRAVSRVVWDSEGEWRIWVGGSAQAVTLLDHSIVHGQWLLLRWQRVDDGKRYSRLLLGDEVGADGMRRLRARLSMLG is encoded by the coding sequence ATGTCATCCGGGAACTTCGCATCCACCGTTGATCTGCGGCTGCGGCCCTCGCGGCGGGCGCTGCAGCTGGCCCTCTGGGTTCATGCCCTGCCAGCGGCGATGCTGCCGTTCTGCCTGCCGACCGGCTGGCCGATGGTGGCGGTCGCCGGGTTGATCGCGCTGTCGTGGGTGGCGCTGCGGCAGCATCCGGCGCTCGGTATGGGTCGTCGCGCGGTCAGTCGGGTGGTCTGGGACAGCGAGGGCGAATGGCGCATCTGGGTCGGCGGCAGCGCGCAGGCGGTGACCTTGCTTGATCACAGCATCGTCCACGGTCAGTGGCTGCTGCTGCGCTGGCAGCGCGTCGACGATGGCAAACGCTACAGCCGGCTGTTGCTGGGTGACGAGGTCGGCGCCGACGGCATGCGGCGGCTGCGGGCCCGGCTGTCGATGCTGGGCTAG
- a CDS encoding succinate dehydrogenase assembly factor 2 produces the protein MDQARLKWLLRRGMKELDVMVSRYHAERYPAAPEAERAAFEQLLDQAEDPDIWAWAMGYADVPEVYQDVIRELRIHR, from the coding sequence ATGGATCAGGCACGTCTGAAATGGTTGCTGCGACGCGGCATGAAGGAGCTCGACGTGATGGTGAGCCGCTACCATGCCGAGCGTTATCCGGCGGCACCGGAGGCCGAGCGGGCAGCCTTCGAGCAGCTGCTGGATCAGGCAGAGGACCCTGATATCTGGGCATGGGCCATGGGCTATGCCGACGTACCGGAGGTTTACCAGGATGTCATCCGGGAACTTCGCATCCACCGTTGA
- a CDS encoding succinate dehydrogenase iron-sulfur subunit, producing MAQFSLPQNSKIDKSAGKHYPAPAGAKNVRAFKIYRYDPDTGANPRVDTYDVDMDSCGPMVLDALIKIKNETDASLTFRRSCREGICGSCAMNIDGGNTLACIKPCDEVKGDVSIYPLPHMPVVKDLVPDMTHFYAQLASIEPWLKTDSASPTRERLQSEEERAKLDGLYECILCACCSTSCPSYWWNGDRYLGPAILMQAYRWLVDSRDEATGERLDALEDPFKLYRCHTIMNCTKTCPKGLNPAKAIAEVKKMMVERTV from the coding sequence ATGGCCCAGTTTTCGCTTCCCCAGAACTCGAAGATCGACAAGTCCGCCGGCAAGCACTATCCGGCCCCGGCCGGCGCCAAGAACGTCCGCGCCTTCAAGATCTACCGCTATGACCCGGACACCGGCGCCAATCCGCGGGTCGACACCTATGACGTCGACATGGACAGCTGCGGGCCGATGGTGCTCGACGCCCTGATCAAGATCAAAAACGAGACCGATGCCAGCCTGACCTTCCGCCGGTCCTGCCGCGAGGGCATTTGCGGTTCCTGCGCGATGAACATCGACGGCGGCAATACCCTGGCCTGCATCAAGCCCTGCGACGAAGTCAAAGGGGACGTCAGCATCTACCCGCTGCCGCACATGCCGGTGGTCAAGGATCTGGTGCCGGACATGACCCACTTCTACGCCCAGCTCGCCTCGATCGAGCCGTGGCTGAAAACCGATTCGGCGTCGCCCACCCGTGAGCGGCTGCAGAGCGAAGAAGAGCGGGCCAAGCTCGATGGCCTCTACGAATGCATCCTCTGCGCCTGCTGCTCCACCAGTTGCCCGAGTTACTGGTGGAATGGCGATCGCTACCTGGGACCGGCGATCCTGATGCAGGCCTACCGCTGGCTGGTGGATTCGCGCGACGAAGCCACCGGCGAACGCCTGGATGCATTGGAAGACCCCTTCAAACTGTATCGTTGTCACACCATCATGAATTGCACCAAGACCTGTCCAAAGGGTCTGAACCCGGCCAAGGCGATTGCCGAGGTCAAGAAGATGATGGTGGAACGCACCGTCTGA